The following coding sequences are from one Capsicum annuum cultivar UCD-10X-F1 chromosome 3, UCD10Xv1.1, whole genome shotgun sequence window:
- the LOC124896603 gene encoding uncharacterized protein LOC124896603: MKVLNLVRKFEIQRMKKFKTIKDYSDRLLLIANKVRILGTELNDNRIVQKILVTLLERYEATIASLENTKDLSNLSLTELLSALQAQEQRRMMRQEGSIERALQVKLKLDSSAVRGNKGKGKKGNYGNSEDTSEKNATATANNKEGK, from the coding sequence ATGAAAGTACTGAACTTGGTCAGGAAATTCGAGATAcagagaatgaagaaatttaaaaccattaaggATTATTCTGACAGGTTGCTTCTGATTGCGAataaggtaaggatacttggaaCTGAACTTAATGACAATAGAATAGTTCAAAAGATACTTGTAACCTTACTTGAGAGATATGAGGCAACTATTGCTTCATTGGAGAATACTAAAGATCTGTCAAACCTTAGCTTGACAGAGTTATTGAGTGCTCTACAGGCACAAGAACAACGAAGGATGATGAGGCAAGAAGGATCTATCGAGAGAGCCTTGCAAGTAAAGTTGAAGCTTGATTCAAGTGCTGTCAGGGGGAATAAAGGAAAaggaaagaagggaaattatggAAACTCAGAAGATACATCTGAGAAAAATGCTACTGCCACCGCTAACAACAAAGAAGGCAAATAA